DNA sequence from the Phycisphaerae bacterium genome:
GCTCTGCGCGCGGTGGTTCTCCTCCGCGGCGTCAATTGTCGCGATTATAGCACTGCCCACGATAGCCGCATCGGCGACCTTTCTCACCGCATCGGCCTGGGCCCGCGTGTTGATGCCGAAGCCCAC
Encoded proteins:
- a CDS encoding tryptophan synthase subunit alpha, whose protein sequence is VGFGINTRAQADAVRKVADAAIVGSAIIATIDAAEENHRAQSVREYVENVSGR